From a single Fusobacterium sp. FSA-380-WT-3A genomic region:
- the folE gene encoding GTP cyclohydrolase I FolE produces MSISKSFDKILLELDSEKKYINEEVFENTPNRIEEFYIDFFSGMKVNPMDFFKNSFECDNNNIIIEKNLNFYSMCEHHFLPFFGKISLAYIPNKKIIGFGDIIKAIEVLCKRPQLQERLTEEIAEVIYNGLGTLGVLVIIEAEHLCMTMRGVRKPGTKIITSCEKGIFEDNSSKKLEVMTLLKLND; encoded by the coding sequence ATGAGTATAAGCAAATCTTTTGATAAGATTTTACTAGAGTTAGATAGTGAAAAAAAATATATTAATGAAGAAGTTTTTGAAAATACACCTAATAGAATAGAGGAATTTTATATAGATTTCTTTTCAGGAATGAAAGTTAATCCAATGGACTTTTTTAAAAACTCTTTTGAATGTGATAATAATAATATAATAATTGAAAAAAATCTAAACTTCTACTCTATGTGTGAACACCATTTTTTACCATTTTTTGGAAAAATCTCCCTTGCTTATATCCCAAATAAAAAAATCATAGGTTTTGGAGATATTATAAAAGCTATTGAGGTTTTATGTAAAAGACCACAACTACAAGAAAGACTTACAGAAGAAATTGCTGAGGTTATTTATAATGGGTTAGGCACTTTGGGAGTTTTAGTAATTATAGAGGCTGAACATCTTTGTATGACTATGAGAGGAGTTAGAAAGCCTGGCACAAAAATTATCACCTCTTGTGAAAAAGGAATTTTTGAAGATAACTCATCTAAAAAACTAGAGGTTATGACATTACTAAAATTAAATGATTAA
- a CDS encoding helix-turn-helix domain-containing protein gives MPVKKLSIVLKELRESRGLTIKKLAELTGLGNGTIGDMETGKSHGSRKSLGKIAKVLNLTPEERNLLDSAFLGREVISSDDPRVTNLNKRERLQHDDFMRDALLFFQDEKVSDEDKQKLFDSLQEAFFTIKLANKRKK, from the coding sequence ATGCCAGTAAAAAAATTGTCCATTGTTTTAAAGGAGCTTCGGGAAAGTAGAGGACTTACTATAAAGAAGTTAGCTGAACTTACAGGACTTGGAAATGGAACTATTGGAGATATGGAAACAGGGAAAAGCCATGGAAGTAGAAAAAGCCTTGGAAAAATAGCAAAGGTGCTAAATCTTACTCCAGAGGAAAGAAATCTTTTAGATAGTGCTTTTTTAGGAAGAGAGGTTATATCTAGTGACGACCCTAGAGTTACAAATCTTAATAAGAGAGAAAGACTTCAACACGATGATTTTATGAGAGATGCTCTTTTATTTTTCCAAGATGAAAAGGTTTCTGATGAGGATAAGCAAAAACTTTTTGACTCTCTACAAGAAGCATTTTTTACTATAAAATTAGCAAACAAAAGAAAAAAATAG
- a CDS encoding ImmA/IrrE family metallo-endopeptidase yields the protein MKNIKRKARTLIKVWGTANPFKLAEYLKIIIIYADLGEIKGYSIKRLRKKLICINENLSDFDKMIVCAHELGHCCCHDISDMAFLLNHTHLIKKSILENEANIFAKELLKNFDEYVYNSKISLDVLEGIKNI from the coding sequence ATGAAGAATATAAAAAGAAAGGCTAGAACATTAATAAAAGTTTGGGGTACGGCTAATCCATTCAAACTTGCTGAATATTTAAAAATCATCATTATTTATGCTGATTTAGGAGAGATAAAAGGGTATTCTATCAAAAGACTTAGAAAAAAGCTTATATGTATCAATGAAAATTTAAGTGATTTTGATAAAATGATAGTATGTGCCCACGAATTAGGTCATTGTTGTTGCCATGATATATCAGATATGGCATTTTTATTAAACCATACACACCTTATTAAAAAAAGTATATTGGAGAATGAAGCTAATATTTTTGCTAAAGAACTTCTTAAAAACTTTGATGAGTATGTGTACAATTCCAAAATATCTTTAGATGTTTTAGAAGGTATTAAAAATATATAG